The DNA sequence AAAAGATCACCAACACGCCCGGATCCGAGACGACCCAGACGCGCGGCGGCATCCACAACTCGGTGACCCGCGCGGTGCTGAAACCCACCCACATGATCGGCGGCTACGCCCAGTTGAGCTACGGCTTCAACTACTACGGGACCGTCGGCTCGAACCGGGACGAATTCATCATCGTCCGCAAGATGAACAAGATCGACTGGATGGAAGAACGCGCCCCAGCCGCTCAAGCCGTGGAGGCCCGCTGAGATGAAGATTCGTGCACAGATCGCAATGGTGCTGAACCTGGACAAGTGCATCGGTTGCCACACCTGTTCGGTCACCTGCAAGAACGTCTGGACCTCGCGCGACGGCATGGAGTACGCCTGGTTCAACAACGTCGAAACCAAGCCCGGAATCGGCTACCCGAAGGAGTGGGAGAACCAGGAGCGCTGGAACGGCGGCTGGCGTCGCCGCGAGGACGGTCGTATCGAGCCGCGCATGGGCGGCAAGTGGCGCGTGCTCGCGAACATCTTCGCGAACCCGGACCTGCCCGAGATCGACGACTACTACGAGCCCTGGGACTACGACTACGCGCATCTGCAGGATGCGCCGGAGTCGAGGGCAATGCCAGTCGCTCGCCCGCGTTCGCTGGTGAGCGGGAAGCGGATGGAGAAGATCCACTGGGGGCCGAACTGGGAGGAGATCCTGGGTACCGAGTTCTCCAAACGCTCGAAGGACTACAACTTTGAACAGGTGCAGAAGGACATCTACGGCCAGTTCGAGAACACCTTCATGATGTACCTGCCGCGCCTGTGCGAGCACTGCCTGAACCCGGCCTGCGTCGCTTCGTGCCCAAGCGGTGCGATCTACAAGCGCGAGGAAGACGGGATCGTTTTGATCGATCAGGACAAGTGCCGCGGCTGGCGCATGTGCGTGTCCGGTTGCCCATACAAAAAGATCTACTACAACTGGAACACCGGGAAATCGGAGAAGTGCATCTTCTGCTATCCGCGCATCGAGGTGAGCCAGCCGACGGTCTGCTCGGAAACCTGCGTCGGACGCATCCGCTACCTCGGAGTTTTGCTGTACGACGCCGACAAGATCGAGGAAGCTGCCAGCGTTGCCAGCGAGCGGGATCTGTACGAGAAGCAGCTGGAGATGTTCCTGGATCCGTTCGATGAGAAGGTGCTCGCTGCCGCCCGCAAGGAAGGCATCCCCGAGTCCTGGCTCACCGCCGCCCAGCAGTCGCCGATCTACAAGATGGCAATGGAGTGGAAGATCGCGTTCCCGCTGCACCCGGAGTACCGCACGCTGCCGATGGTGTGGTACGTGCCGCCGCTGTCGCCGATCCAGTCCGCCGCCGAGTCCGGGAACATGGGTATGAACGGCATCATCCCCGACGTCGACTCGCTGCGCATCCCGGTGCGCTACCTCGCGAACATGCTGACGGCCGGTGACGAAAAGCCGGTGACGCTGGCGCTGAAACGCATGCTTGCGATGCGCGCCTACATGCGCTCGAAGACCGTGGACGGCGAGTTCAACCAGGCCGTGCTCGACGACGTCGGTCTGCGCATGGACCAGATCGAGGTGATGTACCGCTACCTTGCGATCGCGAACTACGAGGACCGTTTCGTGATCCCGAGTTCGCACCGCGAATACGCAAGCGCGACCTACGACGCCTACGGCGAGCGCGGCGGCTGCGGCTTCAGCTTCGGCAACTCCTGTGCCGACGGCGCGACCAAGACCAGCATCTTCGGGACCAAGCGCCTGACCGACCGGAAAGGCAAGCCGATCCGCGTGGAGGTGAAGTCATGACGGACCCGGAACGGATGGAACCGATGAAAACGCTGAAGGTGATCTCCCGGCTGTTGTGTTACCCGCGAGCCGACCTGCTCGGGGCGCTGGAGGAGCTGGCGGCGGCGGTGGAAAAGGAACGGCTGCTCCCTCCGGAGCTGCGGCGGCGTATCGGCACGCTGATCGCGGAGCTGCGCATCACGGACCTCTACGTGCTGCAGGAGGACTACGTGAACCTGTTCGACCGTGGCCGGGCGGTGTCCCTGCACCTGTTCGAGCACGTGCACGGGGAGTCGCGCGACCGGGGCCAGGCGATGGTGGACCTGGTGGACCTGTACCGCCGTCACGGCTTCGAGCTGAGCGCGCGGGAACTGCCGGACTACCTGCCGCTGTTCCTGGAGTTCGCCTCCGAGCGGCCGGTGAACGAGGCCCGCGAACTGCTCGGCGACGCGGCGCCGGTGCTTGCACTGATTGGCGAACGACTGGCATTGCGGGGCAGCCGGTATGGGGTTCTGTTCGACGCGCTGCTGGCCTTTGCGGGTGCGCCCGAGAACCTCGACGAGATCCGAGAGCAGGCGGCTGCCGAGGGCCCCGACGAAACGGTGGTGAACATGGACAAGTACTGGGAAGAAGAGGCGGTGACCTTCCTCGCGCCGGGCGGCTGCGGCAGCGGGCAGGCGACTGAACAGCCGATCCACTGGGTGAAGCCGGAACCCGCCGGCACCGTGCCCGCCAAGCAATCCGTCTTCGGAGGTTGACTACAATGGATTATCTGAACGAACTCGTCTTCGGGTACTTCCCGTATCTGGCGCTCGCCGTGTTCCTGCTGGGCAGCCTGGTACGTTTCGAGCGCGACCAGTTCACCTGGCGCAGCGGCTCGAGCCAGATGCTGCGCACGAAGAACCTGCGTCTCGCGAGCAACCTGTTCCACATCGGGATCCTGCTGCTGTTCTTCGGTCACCTGTTTGGTCTGCTGACGCCCGAGTGGGCGTACAAGGCGATCGGGATCTCGACGCCGGCCAAGCAGCTGATCGCGATCATCGCGGGCGGCATCTTCGGCCTGATGACCTTCGTGGGGCTGAGCATGCTGCTTTATCGCCGCCTGTTCGACGCCCGTATCCGGGCGACCAGCAGCGGGTCCGATCACTTCATCCTGGTCCTGCTGTACGTGCAGCTGATTCTCGGGCTTGCCACGCTTCCGCTGTCGATGACCCACCTGGACGGCGCGAACATGGTGGCGCTGGCGAACTGGGCGCAGCACATCGTGACCTTCCAGCCGGGTGCCGCCGCGTTCATCGTCGACACCCACTGGATCTTCAAGGCACACATCGTGCTCGGGCTGACGATGTTCCTGGTGTTCCCGTTCACCCGGCTGGTGCACATCTGGAGCGCCCCCGTCTGGTACCTCGGCCGCAGCTACCAGCTGGTGCGCCGCCGCTGAGCCCTCCCGGAACTCCCTCCCTGCGAGCGAGAGAGGGGAAGCACTCCCTCCCCCGCAGGCGGGGGAGGGTTGGGGAGGAGGAAGGGCACGGCACCATGCGCCCCCGAACCCAACCTCGATTTCGAATGCGGGAGGGGGGCAGAGGCGAAGGCCGAAGCTTTCACAACGACCGACAACCGATGACGCAAAGACCGACTGGAGAATACCCCATGGCCATCGAATTCAACGACACGACCATCGCCACCGACGAGGAAGGCTACCTCGTCGACCCCGATGCCTGGACCTCGGGCGTCGCGGAACACATCGCGGCGGAAGAGGGGATCGACCTCACCGACGAACACTGGGCCGTGATCCGCTTCATCCGGGGCTACTACGACGAGCACCAGATCGCGGTGGATGCCCGCTTCGTGATCAAGTTCCTCGACGAGGAGTTCGGCTACGGCGACAAGGCCCACAACCACCTGTTCGAGCTGTTCCCCTACGGCTACGTGAAGCAGGCCTGCCGGATCGCCGGCATGCGCCGCCCGCGCGCCTGGAGCACCGGCTGAACGGCACCGAACCCGCAAGGGGCGGAAGGGGCGTAGGGCGGAAAAGGCCGAAAGGCCGTCATCCGCCGTGCGGCGCCGCGGGAATCCCGGCCGGTGTGCCTACCCCGAAGCTGAAAGGCGGATGACGCTGCGCTTTTCCGCCCTACAGCGGCTTGAACCGACGGCGATGGTTTGGACCCGCTGGACAGACAAGAGACGATGCAATGACGATATCCGTGAACGGCGTGGAGATCCCCGAGCAGGCGATCCACCGCGAGATGCAGTATCACCCCGCCCCGTCGGCCGATGTCGCCCAGTACGAAGCGGCCCGCGCGCTGGTGATCCGTGAACTGCTGCTGCAGGAAGCCCGCCGCAGCGAACTGAACCCGCCCCTCGATGCGACCGATCCGGAGGAAGGCCTGATCCAGGCATTGATGGCCTGGGCAGTCCAGGTCCCGAAGGCCGATAACGCGGCCTGCCGGCGCTACTACGACACGCACCGGGAGCGCTTCCGCAGCCCCGTCGTGCACCACGTGTCACATCTCCTGCTCCCGGCGGCCCCGGACGATCACGAAGCCCGACGGGAAGCGATCGCGAGGGCTGAAGAACTGCTGGCCGAGATCGGCGATGATCCCGGCGCATTCACCGCGGCGGCGATGACGCACTCCGCCTGCCCGTCGCGCGACGCGGGCGGCGATCTGGGCCCGATCGGCCGGGGCCAGACCGTGCCCGAGTTCGAGAAAGCGCTGGAGCGCATGGAGCCCGGCAAGATCGCATCACGCCCGCTCGAGACCCGCTACGGCGTGCACCTGGTCTACCTGCGGGGCCGGGAGGGCGGCGAACAACTGCCGTTCGAAGCCGTTCAGGCCCAAGTGGCGGAGTACATGGAACAGCATGTGCTGCGCCGCGCGGTTGCCCAGTACCTGCAGCGCCTGGTCGGCGACGCCCGCATCGAGGGCCTGGACCTGGACGGCGCCGACACCCCGCTGGTGCAATAGCCAAGCCTTGGCACTGCGACAATGCCGCCACGGAAGAACACGGAAATCACGGAAAAATGAAAGGGATCAAACCCCGTTTTCGTGCGAATGACGGCCAGGCCAGGAACTCCGATGGAACCCAAAGAGCACTGGGAAAAAGTCTACGCTTCGAAAAGCGAAACCGAGGTCAGCTGGTTTCAGGAACATGCCCGGCTGTCCCTGCAGATCCTCCGGGACGCCGGGGTGCCCAGGGATGCTGCGATCATCGACGTTGGGGCAGGAGCTTCGCACTTCGTCGACGACTGCCTGCGCGAGGGCTACCGCGACCTCACCGTGCTGGACGTGTCCAAAGCGGCGCTGGCCTCGGCCCGCGCACGGCTCGGGAAGCGGGCGGCGGACGTACACTGGCTGGAGGCCAACGTACTCGCTGCCGATCTGCCCGCGGATGCCTACGACGTCTGGCACGACCGGGCGGTATTCCACTTCCTGACCGACTCCTCGGGTCGCCACGCCTACGTGCAACAGGTGCTGCGCGCGGTGAAACCGGGCGGTCTGGTCATCGTCGCAACCTTTGCCGAGGACGGACCGACCCTGTGCAGCGGACTGCCCGTGATGCGCTACAGCCCGTCGGCGCTTCACGCCGAGTTCGGTGCCGCATTCACGCTTCTCGGCCACCAACGCGAGGCGCACCAGACACCGGCTGGAAAAGAGCAGCCGTTCGTCTACTGTCTGTGCCGCATCGATGGCGGTGCGGGCAAGGTGAGTCCGGAGGACTGACGTAGCGCCAGGCACGCCGGCGTTCCTCGGTCAGACACCGGCGCCGATTCCCGGACGGATGGTCGCTGTGCCGACTGAGCAGATAGACGTCACGAGCCAGTGCCGGCTTCGGAGCGGCCTGGCATCCGGTCCCAGTCGATGGTGACCGCGTTCACGGACTGGCAGGGCAGAAATCCCGCTTTTTCCAGCCGCTTCATCCATGCGGGACGCCCGCCATGGGCCGCCAGCAGCTTTTGAAGATTGCGGCGAAACTCCGGTTCGCGTTCGGCGGCCTGCAGGGCCTCGGCGAGGTCCTGCAGGCGTTGAAGGGCCTCGTCGTAGGCGGCACCGGAGCGGCGCTCCAGGAGGGTGTCGATCTCGTCCCAGACACCATCCGCCTGTTGGGCGACGGTCGAGAGATAGCGTGCGCGTTCTGCCTGGCGCTTGGCCTCCTCGGCGGCACGCGCTTCGCGTTCGCGTTCCAGGCGCAGGCTGCGTGCCGCTTCCACGCCGGCCTCGATCTCGGCCAGCGTTCGTCGATCCGAGCCGGGGAGCATCGGGTGCTGCTTGCGCTGCCAGGCGAGGAACTCGCCGTGTAGCCTACGTTCCGCCGCCAGCGGCTGGCCCAGCAGCATCAGCCGCAGCGGAGCCCGCAGGGCGTCGGCAGTCTGCGTGGCCAGCCAGGCGTCGACATCCAATTCTGCCGCTTGCGGCGACGGCAGCTCGGGACTTGCCACAGCGGCTGCGGCAACCAGGTCTGGATCGAGCAGAAGAAACTCGGCCAGTGCCTGTTGTGCCGGGGTGAGCGCGCCCAGACCCGCCGGCCGTGGCGGTTCCGGCTCCTCCGCGTCGAACTCGCCCTCGCTGACGCGCGCAAGCCACCCGAGATAGAGCGGGCGGGTGTCTCCGCGCAACAGTTCCTCGCGCAGGGGCAGCAGGCGCGCCATCCAGCCGGGACCATCGTCGTCGATCCAGAACCGCTGCCGGGAACGGGATTCGTCGTTGAACCACCAGTCCAGAATCCAGTGTTCGGCGCAGTCCAGTGCCCGAAAAGGGGACGGATATCCAGAGAGGTCGTCTCTCGGTGTCAGCGCTGCATAGTCCGCGAGCATTCCGTCGTCGAAACACGACCGGGGCAGGCGCAGCAGCAGCCGGCAGGTGCCCCAGTTGGCCGAATAGACGTGCGCATCGAAGTAGTGCTGCATCAAGGCCAGAGGATCGGCCTTCAGGTCACCCCAATGGTATTCGTTGACGAACCCTCCAGGCGTAATCCGGGCCCGGGAGGAGTAGCGGCGCAGTTCGGTCTGCTCACGCGGGCTCAACGGACGGTCGACCGCCGAAAACTCGTAATACTGATACTCACTCATGGTACGGATGCACTTTCCTGTCCTGACGGCGATCCCCTCGTGCCAGCACGGCAACGGACTCAAGGGTAGCCGAACAGCCACAGGTCGTTTGCCATGCGGCACCAGCGCACAGCACGGTGCCGACGCGGTGCTGCCCGCGTTCCGGTGGTTGGGCAAAAGTCCGGTACTCGCACCACTGCTGCCCGTCGGCTTCGTGTGCAGAGTGCGCATCTGCTCGGCCCCCGGTTGGCTGGCCGATCCTGCTCGCGACCCGCAGAAACTGACGTGGCGGGGGGCATCCAAGTCAGCGGTGTCGACCGGAGCTACGGCGTGTGCGCATCCGGTGTGGACTTCCGTGCGACGCTAGGCGGGAGGGGATGGGTGTCCCGTGGCCTCTGCCAGGATGTGTATTTCGTACCTTTATCGTACCGAATCGTACTTGACGGTCACTCCGGCGTTGCTAGACTCGTGTCATCGGTCACGGTTCTGGCGAGGTGGATCATGGATGTTCTCGATGCGGATGATGTGCGCGGCTACCTCGATGATCTGCGGGAACACCTGACGCCGCTGCGTTTCGAGCGCCTGCACCGGATCGCCGGCCTGCTGGGTCAGGATCGCCATGTGGCGGTCGCCGATGTACTTGCGAAACTCTATCCCGATACCCCGCACGAGAACGCGAGCACCGATCTGCGCAAGCTGCGGGCCGCACTGGACGAGGCGGCTGCGGAAGTCGGCGTGAATTTCTCCTGCAAGGTGTCCTCCGAACGGCGCGGCGGGGCGGTAAACCGACGGCTTTGGTTCGAGGGTACGCCCCGGCTGGCAGAGCGGGCGCAGCGCTTCTCACATGCCGAGACCGGCGAGTTGAATCACCTGCCCGCGACGCTGAGGCAACGCGGGCGGGTCCTGGGTCCAACGATTGCCCTGGATGAATACCGCGATGGTAAACCGGTGGCGCGCTGGTTTCTGAGCTACGCCCGCGACGACAACACGATGAAGGAGCGCTTACTGAAACTACTTCAGAAGCGGCTCGCGTGTTCGCGTAGGTTCGCTTTCGAGTCCTGGCACGACGGCGACATCGTATTGGGCGACGACTGGCACGAGAGCATCGAACAAGTGCTCGATCAGTGCCACTTCGGTCTTCTGCTGCTGAGCCACGCGTTTCTGTCCAGCGATTTCATCCGTGACGTGGAACTGCCCCGGTTCGTGAACACGGACGGCGGGATTGGCGAGGAAAAGCGCGCAGTGCCCGTCTGCCTGGAAAAAATGAATTTCGGTCGAGTCGATCTGCACGGGCTCGGACAGAAGCAGATATTCCGCGACCAGGACGACAAGTCCTTCAAGGAACGCAAAGGGCATTTGCAGGAAGCGTGGGTTGACCAACTGGTTGATCGTATCGAGACCATGTTGGAGCGGTACGGGGTCGCCTTCCCCGGTGGCTCGGAGCCCATCGTGCAACGTGTCGGCCGGTTAAGCCGCAGCGCTGGTTTGCATCGAGCGATTCACCGTTTCCCAACGGCTGATCTCATGGGTCTGCGCGACATGCAGGATGCGGAATCCGTGCTACTGGAGACCGCGCAGGCACAAGTTGCGGGGCTGGAGAAAGACTCCATTGACCCTTCCGATTCTCCTGGCGTCGATGCACTCGAATACCTGCTCGACTG is a window from the Thioalkalivibrio paradoxus ARh 1 genome containing:
- the narH gene encoding nitrate reductase subunit beta; the encoded protein is MKIRAQIAMVLNLDKCIGCHTCSVTCKNVWTSRDGMEYAWFNNVETKPGIGYPKEWENQERWNGGWRRREDGRIEPRMGGKWRVLANIFANPDLPEIDDYYEPWDYDYAHLQDAPESRAMPVARPRSLVSGKRMEKIHWGPNWEEILGTEFSKRSKDYNFEQVQKDIYGQFENTFMMYLPRLCEHCLNPACVASCPSGAIYKREEDGIVLIDQDKCRGWRMCVSGCPYKKIYYNWNTGKSEKCIFCYPRIEVSQPTVCSETCVGRIRYLGVLLYDADKIEEAASVASERDLYEKQLEMFLDPFDEKVLAAARKEGIPESWLTAAQQSPIYKMAMEWKIAFPLHPEYRTLPMVWYVPPLSPIQSAAESGNMGMNGIIPDVDSLRIPVRYLANMLTAGDEKPVTLALKRMLAMRAYMRSKTVDGEFNQAVLDDVGLRMDQIEVMYRYLAIANYEDRFVIPSSHREYASATYDAYGERGGCGFSFGNSCADGATKTSIFGTKRLTDRKGKPIRVEVKS
- the narJ gene encoding nitrate reductase molybdenum cofactor assembly chaperone, whose translation is MTDPERMEPMKTLKVISRLLCYPRADLLGALEELAAAVEKERLLPPELRRRIGTLIAELRITDLYVLQEDYVNLFDRGRAVSLHLFEHVHGESRDRGQAMVDLVDLYRRHGFELSARELPDYLPLFLEFASERPVNEARELLGDAAPVLALIGERLALRGSRYGVLFDALLAFAGAPENLDEIREQAAAEGPDETVVNMDKYWEEEAVTFLAPGGCGSGQATEQPIHWVKPEPAGTVPAKQSVFGG
- the narI gene encoding respiratory nitrate reductase subunit gamma — protein: MDYLNELVFGYFPYLALAVFLLGSLVRFERDQFTWRSGSSQMLRTKNLRLASNLFHIGILLLFFGHLFGLLTPEWAYKAIGISTPAKQLIAIIAGGIFGLMTFVGLSMLLYRRLFDARIRATSSGSDHFILVLLYVQLILGLATLPLSMTHLDGANMVALANWAQHIVTFQPGAAAFIVDTHWIFKAHIVLGLTMFLVFPFTRLVHIWSAPVWYLGRSYQLVRRR
- a CDS encoding TusE/DsrC/DsvC family sulfur relay protein, with the protein product MAIEFNDTTIATDEEGYLVDPDAWTSGVAEHIAAEEGIDLTDEHWAVIRFIRGYYDEHQIAVDARFVIKFLDEEFGYGDKAHNHLFELFPYGYVKQACRIAGMRRPRAWSTG
- a CDS encoding peptidylprolyl isomerase, producing MTISVNGVEIPEQAIHREMQYHPAPSADVAQYEAARALVIRELLLQEARRSELNPPLDATDPEEGLIQALMAWAVQVPKADNAACRRYYDTHRERFRSPVVHHVSHLLLPAAPDDHEARREAIARAEELLAEIGDDPGAFTAAAMTHSACPSRDAGGDLGPIGRGQTVPEFEKALERMEPGKIASRPLETRYGVHLVYLRGREGGEQLPFEAVQAQVAEYMEQHVLRRAVAQYLQRLVGDARIEGLDLDGADTPLVQ
- a CDS encoding class I SAM-dependent methyltransferase, with amino-acid sequence MEPKEHWEKVYASKSETEVSWFQEHARLSLQILRDAGVPRDAAIIDVGAGASHFVDDCLREGYRDLTVLDVSKAALASARARLGKRAADVHWLEANVLAADLPADAYDVWHDRAVFHFLTDSSGRHAYVQQVLRAVKPGGLVIVATFAEDGPTLCSGLPVMRYSPSALHAEFGAAFTLLGHQREAHQTPAGKEQPFVYCLCRIDGGAGKVSPED